The Alphaproteobacteria bacterium genome window below encodes:
- a CDS encoding conjugal transfer protein TraN, whose product MKMPFIILAVILSTISIVEAMNKSFDQGSSWAQSLPIPKPQNPQVVPGYGGIDLPQSKIKSHDLGSETQKIMYDNEAAKLIRDTSDSRQHYVIDSQKDPLVVSANQAIADPQKTLSEHITEIPMETPGSESPSEEIKTCTEGGEEYQQGCLKHLEIALKITPELRTNIAYCPGHARKERSGWSLHYSHWTEYCGGCASRVDVAPKKVDVISEKWVDGCTHLEKLVEQGLCRYVSVTKSPQNETRTIQGEPLTRDHFEEHYQYACFKSSTKSCAGLREKGCYQTNSVCQEKVGNTCVLWEQTFRCPASKRSIKSFQSSNKENPFCLSVDCTDTTYKPNQDLFEVLSQMSVLKEAQNDLRNFSTIFKGTDRRCTRNCLDFRDCCGSGKGWGVSLKLSSCGAEEKELRELRDKNRCVMVGTYCAEKLAGQCIRKKTTFCCYDSKLAKIIQEQGRAQLGLRFGYPQQPQCQGLTAEQLSKMDFSKVNFSDLFQDIAVSTKVPNVQKITQGIQQSMKDKTSQINKSQKIQGRDHGDF is encoded by the coding sequence ATGAAGATGCCCTTCATAATACTGGCGGTGATTCTATCAACGATTTCAATAGTTGAAGCCATGAACAAGTCCTTTGACCAAGGCAGTTCATGGGCTCAAAGTCTTCCCATCCCCAAACCTCAAAACCCTCAAGTTGTCCCAGGATATGGGGGAATAGACCTGCCTCAGTCAAAAATCAAGAGTCATGACCTTGGAAGTGAAACTCAGAAAATAATGTACGACAACGAGGCCGCCAAACTGATTAGGGACACCTCTGATTCTCGACAGCACTACGTCATCGATTCACAAAAAGATCCGTTGGTTGTATCGGCCAATCAAGCCATTGCTGACCCTCAAAAAACCCTTAGTGAACATATCACCGAAATTCCCATGGAAACCCCTGGCTCTGAGAGTCCCTCAGAAGAAATTAAAACTTGCACAGAGGGTGGTGAGGAATATCAACAAGGTTGTTTAAAACATTTAGAAATTGCCCTTAAAATCACCCCTGAATTGAGAACAAATATTGCCTATTGTCCAGGGCACGCACGAAAGGAAAGAAGTGGATGGAGTCTGCACTATAGCCATTGGACAGAATACTGCGGAGGATGTGCATCTCGGGTAGATGTTGCCCCCAAAAAAGTAGATGTTATCAGTGAAAAATGGGTTGATGGATGTACCCACCTTGAAAAGCTCGTAGAGCAAGGTCTTTGTCGTTATGTGAGTGTCACCAAAAGCCCTCAAAATGAAACACGAACCATTCAAGGCGAGCCTCTTACACGTGATCATTTTGAAGAACATTATCAATATGCGTGTTTTAAGAGTTCAACTAAATCTTGTGCAGGTTTGCGAGAAAAAGGCTGTTATCAGACTAATTCTGTTTGCCAAGAGAAGGTTGGGAACACGTGTGTTCTTTGGGAACAAACTTTCCGCTGTCCTGCCAGCAAAAGATCTATAAAGTCTTTTCAATCATCCAATAAAGAGAACCCTTTTTGTTTAAGTGTTGACTGTACAGATACCACTTATAAACCCAATCAAGATTTATTTGAAGTATTGAGTCAGATGTCGGTGCTGAAAGAAGCTCAGAATGATTTGCGGAACTTTTCTACTATCTTCAAAGGAACAGATCGGCGGTGCACACGCAATTGTTTAGATTTTCGAGATTGTTGTGGGTCTGGCAAAGGATGGGGTGTATCTCTCAAATTGTCTTCATGTGGTGCTGAAGAGAAAGAGCTGCGAGAATTACGGGATAAAAACAGATGTGTGATGGTGGGAACATATTGTGCTGAAAAGCTCGCAGGTCAATGCATTCGAAAGAAAACAACCTTTTGCTGCTACGATAGTAAACTTGCCAAAATTATTCAGGAACAAGGAAGAGCACAATTAGGACTTAGATTCGGGTATCCTCAACAACCTCAATGCCAAGGACTTACGGCTGAGCAATTGTCAAAAATGGATTTTTCTAAAGTCAATTTCTCGGACCTTTTTCAGGATATTGCAGTCAGCACAAAAGTACCGAACGTTCAAAAGATTACCCAAGGCATTCAACAATCAATGAAGGATAAAACAAGTCAAATAAACAAGTCACAAAAAATACAAGGACGTGATCATGGGGATTTTTAG
- a CDS encoding conjugal transfer protein TraF produces MGIFRSILFLLIFLISPVHSNWYSGEQKGWLWYKRSLSIIKKEENDSAINKNELSKRLSYPGRIETLRKNFEEIQAKAILEPTLDNVQMMQQAQNAIMNRATEFEKAWMLASLLTTQNFRSSDQPSPQHRKVYQEQLDHQLDQKIRTLTKTYGLFFLFKEDCPYCHEFAPIVKDLMNIYGFECKAIGGRPSTFAERKALELFTDAEVDNGTIAVLNPEGIFPALFLVNPQTRQVIPLARGLVNQSQLRENLKVIIRFLEEAPHVS; encoded by the coding sequence ATGGGGATTTTTAGATCAATTCTTTTTCTTCTGATTTTTCTTATATCACCAGTTCATTCAAACTGGTACTCAGGTGAGCAAAAAGGGTGGCTTTGGTATAAGCGCTCTCTGTCCATCATCAAGAAAGAAGAAAATGATTCTGCTATCAATAAAAATGAGCTATCAAAAAGGCTTTCTTACCCCGGAAGAATAGAGACATTGCGAAAGAACTTTGAAGAGATCCAAGCTAAGGCAATTTTGGAGCCCACCCTAGATAATGTTCAAATGATGCAGCAGGCTCAGAATGCCATTATGAATCGTGCAACAGAGTTCGAAAAAGCTTGGATGCTCGCTTCACTTCTTACTACCCAAAACTTTCGCTCATCCGATCAACCAAGCCCCCAACATCGAAAGGTTTATCAGGAGCAACTTGATCATCAACTCGATCAGAAAATAAGGACTTTGACTAAAACATATGGATTATTCTTTCTCTTTAAAGAGGACTGTCCCTACTGTCATGAATTTGCCCCCATCGTCAAAGACCTGATGAATATTTATGGTTTTGAGTGTAAGGCTATCGGGGGTCGACCGTCGACATTCGCAGAAAGAAAGGCCCTTGAGTTGTTCACTGATGCGGAAGTTGATAATGGAACCATTGCAGTCCTTAATCCGGAGGGTATCTTTCCGGCTTTGTTCTTAGTCAATCCGCAAACTCGTCAAGTGATTCCTTTGGCTCGGGGGTTGGTGAACCAGTCTCAGCTTCGAGAAAACTTAAAAGTTATCATTCGATTTTTAGAGGAGGCGCCACATGTTTCCTAA
- a CDS encoding DUF485 domain-containing protein — translation MTDTANTSIETPLEEVPKFKVKFYRDKRIYITALMSFCIFVATENLFLSLLSHVMLTLFWEWWFFTYRGYKDSLRASEAYFQWTQVTPQQMDEFNAFMIKLRRIAFPMSIFMALTFYFFVEDVGYYTAFLFTYLGIVVIPSGIAMLLGKIKYPYPPLSKNQEYQWSYPMSVIHSPMYNAASNNKLANPYS, via the coding sequence ATGACTGATACAGCCAATACATCTATCGAAACTCCGTTGGAAGAAGTTCCTAAGTTCAAAGTGAAGTTTTATCGCGATAAACGCATTTACATTACGGCCTTGATGAGCTTCTGCATCTTTGTTGCTACGGAAAACCTCTTCCTTTCCCTTCTGTCTCATGTGATGTTGACCCTTTTTTGGGAATGGTGGTTCTTTACCTATAGAGGCTATAAAGACTCTTTGCGTGCTTCTGAAGCCTATTTCCAATGGACTCAAGTGACTCCCCAGCAAATGGATGAGTTTAATGCATTCATGATTAAATTGCGCAGAATAGCATTTCCAATGAGTATTTTCATGGCCCTCACGTTTTATTTTTTTGTAGAAGATGTGGGTTACTACACTGCATTTCTGTTCACATATCTTGGTATCGTTGTCATCCCCTCTGGAATTGCGATGCTGCTTGGAAAAATTAAATATCCCTATCCACCACTTAGTAAGAATCAAGAGTACCAATGGTCTTATCCGATGAGCGTTATTCACAGTCCGATGTACAATGCGGCTTCGAATAACAAGCTGGCAAATCCCTACTCTTGA
- a CDS encoding conjugal transfer protein TraH yields MFPKTISTLFFFFLCCFPSPIEASALDTFFQSLGGQVNRTTPGAFQDQAAGYYTGGGYVLRQNNSVVQPINISLPQLGAGCNNLDLYFGSFSFLQGEQLSQLLRQIGTGVPTYGLQLAMKTMAPQVENLLSQLRKSVQDMNNMMLNSCQASQKIVGGLWPKGTAASEQICMNERRSGGEDWFGARQHCGKPNAIHSNVQNAQVKYKDLMLGEYNLVWHVLKKMPEYAENKELASFIMSVTGTLISRREGETIRLKVIEPKADQKDFIAAYLKGGTTSQLTCDEDQKCLAPRLTQITIQDNSDHPNMTMKAKVIHKISELRVKYISKESIAAEDIAFLNDAVNVPVYRYIQVSVAAGTPFLMQDAAEYIAANVILTQFDRVMSEVLEAVDALQKIQLEDTAIESFKKNLQRSRSRVQSLLIGANGGSITILNQTIQAIEQAIVAKNS; encoded by the coding sequence ATGTTTCCTAAAACCATTAGCACCTTGTTCTTTTTCTTTTTGTGTTGTTTCCCAAGTCCTATCGAAGCCAGCGCTTTAGATACCTTTTTCCAAAGCTTAGGCGGCCAAGTGAATAGAACAACCCCCGGAGCGTTTCAGGATCAGGCTGCGGGTTATTATACTGGTGGTGGCTATGTATTGCGTCAAAATAATAGTGTGGTTCAACCGATCAATATCAGCCTGCCTCAGTTGGGAGCTGGGTGTAATAATCTTGATTTATACTTTGGATCATTTTCCTTTTTGCAAGGGGAACAACTATCCCAGCTTCTTCGTCAGATTGGAACGGGGGTTCCAACCTATGGCCTTCAGTTGGCTATGAAAACCATGGCCCCTCAAGTTGAAAATCTTTTGTCTCAACTTCGTAAATCTGTTCAAGACATGAATAATATGATGCTCAATTCTTGCCAAGCGAGTCAGAAGATTGTCGGTGGTCTATGGCCGAAAGGAACGGCAGCGAGTGAACAAATCTGCATGAACGAGAGGCGTAGTGGCGGTGAAGATTGGTTTGGTGCACGTCAACATTGCGGGAAACCCAACGCCATTCATTCTAACGTTCAAAATGCCCAAGTAAAATATAAAGACCTCATGCTGGGTGAATACAACCTTGTGTGGCATGTTCTCAAAAAAATGCCAGAATACGCCGAGAATAAAGAGCTGGCTTCTTTTATTATGTCTGTTACCGGAACATTGATTTCCAGACGAGAGGGTGAAACTATTCGCCTCAAGGTCATCGAACCAAAGGCTGATCAGAAGGATTTTATTGCGGCTTATCTAAAGGGAGGAACGACCTCTCAGCTCACTTGTGATGAAGATCAGAAATGCCTTGCGCCGCGTCTTACACAAATTACCATCCAAGATAACAGCGATCACCCCAACATGACAATGAAAGCGAAAGTCATCCATAAAATCTCGGAATTGCGGGTAAAATATATCTCTAAAGAATCGATCGCAGCAGAAGATATTGCGTTTCTGAATGATGCAGTCAATGTTCCCGTCTATCGTTATATCCAAGTGAGTGTGGCCGCTGGTACGCCTTTCCTCATGCAGGATGCGGCTGAATACATCGCGGCCAATGTGATTCTCACACAATTCGATCGCGTGATGAGTGAAGTCCTTGAGGCTGTTGATGCATTGCAAAAGATTCAGCTGGAAGATACGGCGATCGAGAGTTTCAAGAAAAACTTGCAAAGGTCTCGGTCTCGCGTTCAATCCTTGTTGATTGGAGCCAATGGCGGTTCCATCACCATTCTGAACCAAACCATACAAGCCATAGAGCAAGCCATTGTTGCAAAAAACAGTTAA
- the trbC gene encoding type-F conjugative transfer system pilin assembly protein TrbC, translating to MKRRIIIIFLGTILGSLCAGKEAQEIISQAEQASKFGSIDAKTLIHSLKDPTRKISKILGGKAGKACTGAHSDHPSGKCGMNLKSQDVDKPLAQLYIFVSSSMPQESIKVLGQQAQKIGAHIVFRGLVGGTFSKTQIYMQDLGIAAEIDPPKFDDHNITVVPTFVLVNKQTIDRVEGHISLIEALDQFRKKAELKTEAQKLYQNLQGMWNKS from the coding sequence ATGAAAAGAAGAATTATTATAATTTTTTTGGGTACGATTCTCGGCTCTTTATGTGCTGGAAAGGAAGCTCAGGAAATTATTAGTCAAGCAGAGCAAGCATCAAAGTTTGGGTCAATTGACGCGAAAACTCTGATCCATTCCCTTAAAGATCCGACAAGAAAGATCTCTAAGATTCTCGGAGGTAAAGCTGGAAAGGCTTGTACAGGTGCGCATTCTGACCACCCATCCGGAAAATGTGGCATGAATCTTAAATCTCAAGATGTTGATAAACCTCTTGCGCAACTCTACATCTTCGTCTCATCAAGTATGCCTCAAGAATCCATCAAAGTCTTAGGTCAACAAGCTCAAAAGATAGGAGCTCACATCGTGTTTCGGGGGCTTGTTGGGGGAACTTTTTCAAAAACCCAAATTTACATGCAGGATTTAGGCATCGCTGCTGAGATTGATCCACCAAAGTTTGATGATCATAACATTACCGTCGTTCCTACATTTGTACTGGTTAACAAACAAACCATTGATCGAGTTGAGGGGCACATATCTTTAATTGAAGCGCTAGATCAATTTAGGAAAAAAGCAGAGTTAAAGACAGAAGCACAGAAACTATACCAAAATCTCCAAGGTATGTGGAATAAATCATGA
- a CDS encoding conjugal transfer protein TraG: MEYVVYIYGGGKILWTIFNGISLIFASQNPYFTSVGSLTIGIALLYTAVRSVPGGSLPILFKEWILPTFLLVALFYGPKASVNIIDKVDLNFKYSKIDNIPLGIAAVASLSSTISEFLTEHIETVFTSSDMERFSRVGPMFGAKLIQAAHTLSIRDPLIRENLKDFTRQCFAWPYVFSNLEPGKKAALETEDMLGFIEANPHPLLGIYWRQLNGQSAFMNCRECAQKVRAIIPIEVETGFKSLAMKMFDVKGDAETQTRRLKQYFGDAWQYLARGSSDAAHIIQQELMLNSYRGALQDKRDELGLRRNSAELAHLNADRGIAQQDSSFLVKAALAGSQIPILHTIIFTLALIYFAVMAPMTFLPGGIGLLVTWVKVMAWLATWPILLAILNALGHMFASQSMASQTIGYGQGLNLMTQNGLADAAYNAYCFVMGLQYSVPFISYALLWSGGYAFSQLSSSFTQGGETFAGKAGAEVVDGNVSFDAQNLHTRHIANSQVAQQQLGSSFNYGSRFDDGKMAALYGTEGQLSLQEHQTQLGTNVSQNDAVSAMSGLQSQVALQSSLSHTKAAGQQVQMGMNQLFSLTKSLADSQGFTETFGESGSASAQKSLSNSMDIAKQFAKDHNLSEDKAFNILLGASGEAGVGSGGLFGRIAANLGGQFQASAKDSEGMSQHLKSGVAKQFADNLSHGLQYVEDNKGAISNTSSSQMLDQVQEHFNKAESFSEQAAASLQESQMWSETASLQRQKGIASGSNLNDSSLSYIADKQFSGDKLAAAAWQTQNPTAYQKEIEGFLDNNQSVMQPKELSSRADIQQHNTDSRQNINSMPTSSSGLEEMRQKQNLNQGGYELEAKLQARRQETRQTIDQYKVPLTNEEFRGEFDANEQAFESKKSKGLIKKSWNKIWK, translated from the coding sequence ATGGAATACGTTGTTTATATCTATGGGGGCGGCAAGATTCTCTGGACCATCTTCAATGGGATCAGCTTAATCTTTGCAAGTCAGAATCCTTATTTTACATCTGTTGGTAGCTTAACAATTGGCATTGCTTTACTCTATACAGCCGTCAGGTCAGTTCCAGGTGGATCATTGCCAATATTATTTAAAGAGTGGATATTACCGACATTTCTTCTGGTCGCCTTGTTCTATGGACCTAAAGCTTCCGTCAATATTATCGACAAGGTTGACCTGAATTTTAAGTACAGCAAAATTGATAATATTCCCCTTGGCATCGCAGCGGTGGCAAGCCTCTCCAGCACAATCAGCGAATTTTTGACAGAGCATATCGAAACGGTATTCACGTCAAGCGACATGGAGCGGTTTTCCAGGGTTGGACCGATGTTCGGTGCAAAGTTGATTCAAGCGGCTCACACCTTGAGTATCCGAGATCCCCTTATCCGTGAGAACTTGAAAGATTTTACCCGACAATGTTTTGCATGGCCGTATGTATTCTCTAACCTGGAGCCCGGCAAAAAGGCGGCATTAGAAACAGAAGATATGCTCGGGTTTATTGAGGCAAATCCCCATCCACTTTTAGGGATTTATTGGCGACAACTCAATGGCCAATCTGCCTTCATGAACTGTCGAGAGTGTGCCCAAAAGGTGAGAGCAATCATTCCCATCGAAGTAGAGACGGGTTTCAAATCTCTAGCTATGAAGATGTTCGACGTGAAAGGCGATGCTGAAACCCAGACGCGCCGCTTGAAACAATATTTTGGGGATGCATGGCAATATCTTGCACGAGGATCAAGCGATGCGGCTCACATCATTCAGCAAGAGCTGATGTTGAATAGCTATCGCGGTGCTCTTCAAGACAAGCGTGATGAGCTCGGTTTAAGGCGCAATAGCGCTGAACTCGCTCATCTGAACGCAGACCGTGGCATCGCGCAGCAGGATAGCTCATTTCTCGTCAAAGCTGCTTTGGCGGGATCTCAAATTCCTATTCTTCACACCATCATCTTTACGCTCGCATTGATCTATTTTGCGGTTATGGCTCCCATGACTTTCTTACCAGGTGGAATTGGGTTGCTTGTCACATGGGTAAAGGTGATGGCATGGCTGGCTACCTGGCCAATCTTATTGGCAATCCTCAATGCCTTAGGCCATATGTTTGCAAGTCAAAGTATGGCTTCTCAAACAATTGGATACGGGCAAGGTCTTAATCTCATGACTCAGAATGGGTTGGCTGATGCTGCCTACAATGCATATTGTTTTGTGATGGGATTACAATACTCGGTTCCTTTCATTTCCTATGCGCTTCTCTGGAGTGGGGGCTATGCTTTTTCTCAATTATCTTCTTCATTCACCCAAGGCGGAGAAACCTTTGCAGGCAAAGCAGGTGCTGAAGTTGTTGATGGCAATGTGTCATTTGATGCACAAAATTTACATACACGTCATATTGCTAACTCTCAAGTTGCTCAACAGCAGTTGGGTTCTTCCTTCAATTATGGATCTCGCTTTGATGATGGGAAGATGGCCGCCCTCTATGGAACCGAAGGGCAACTAAGTTTACAAGAACATCAAACACAACTCGGTACGAATGTCTCTCAAAACGATGCTGTAAGTGCAATGTCTGGACTTCAAAGTCAGGTAGCTCTTCAATCTTCACTCAGCCACACAAAGGCAGCAGGTCAGCAGGTTCAGATGGGAATGAATCAGTTATTTTCCTTAACCAAGAGTCTTGCTGATAGCCAAGGATTTACAGAAACGTTTGGCGAGAGTGGTTCAGCAAGTGCCCAAAAATCCTTATCAAACTCCATGGATATTGCTAAGCAATTTGCCAAGGATCATAACTTATCTGAAGATAAGGCTTTTAATATATTGCTAGGTGCTAGTGGAGAAGCGGGTGTGGGGTCAGGGGGCCTATTTGGAAGAATAGCAGCAAATTTAGGCGGCCAATTCCAGGCTTCTGCAAAAGATAGTGAAGGAATGTCTCAGCATCTTAAAAGCGGTGTTGCAAAACAATTTGCCGATAACTTAAGTCATGGATTGCAATACGTTGAGGATAATAAAGGAGCCATTAGTAACACTTCATCAAGTCAGATGCTCGATCAAGTTCAAGAGCATTTTAACAAGGCTGAAAGCTTCTCAGAGCAAGCTGCTGCAAGCCTTCAAGAATCTCAAATGTGGAGCGAAACTGCCTCGCTTCAGCGACAAAAGGGAATCGCTTCCGGAAGCAACCTCAATGACTCTTCATTATCCTATATTGCAGATAAACAATTTAGTGGAGACAAGTTGGCAGCAGCAGCTTGGCAAACCCAAAATCCAACTGCTTACCAAAAGGAAATCGAAGGATTCCTTGATAACAATCAATCCGTTATGCAGCCAAAAGAGCTTTCATCAAGGGCAGATATTCAACAGCACAATACTGACTCGAGGCAAAACATAAACTCAATGCCAACAAGCAGTTCTGGCCTTGAGGAGATGCGGCAGAAGCAGAATCTCAATCAAGGAGGTTATGAGCTGGAAGCAAAATTACAGGCTCGTCGTCAAGAGACAAGACAGACCATAGATCAATACAAAGTCCCTCTTACCAATGAAGAGTTCCGTGGAGAATTTGATGCAAACGAGCAGGCATTTGAAAGTAAAAAGAGTAAAGGTCTTATAAAGAAGTCTTGGAATAAAATATGGAAATAA